Part of the Xanthomonas sp. SI genome is shown below.
TTCGCTGAGCCAGGTGCTGGCGCAGCGCGCGCCGGACTGGGACGGCCAGCCGCTGGGCGAGGACGAGAAACCGAGCTGGTTGAACGGCACCGTCGATGCGCTGGCCGAGCAGATCCAGGTGCACATCAACGCCGCCGCCGACGTCAATCCGGTCAACCTGCTGGCGCTGGCGCTGTTGTCCACGCCCAAGCACGCGATGGGCGAAGCCGACCTGATCGCGCAGATCGAACTGTGCAAGAAGCTGCTGGCCGAACTGCCGTACTCGGACCGGGTCACCGTCACCCCGCATTCGCCCGAGCGCATCATCGCCCACGCCGAGGAGATCAACGTGCTGACCCGCACGCCGCATCCGCTCGGCGACGTGCTCAGCGTCAACGGCGACAACGCGGTGCTGCTGAGCTACTTCCGCAACAACGTGCTGCACCTGTTCACCGCCTCCTCGTGGGTGGCGTGCTGTTTCCAGAACAACCGCCGCATGAGCCGCTCCGGCCTGCTGCGGCTGGGCCGCACCGTGTACCCGTTCCTGCAGGCCGAACTGTTCCTGCCGTGGAGCGAGGACCAGTTCGCCGAACGCATCGAGCGCACCATCGAGGTGTTCGCACGCGAAGGGCTGTTGCTGCAGGTCAACGACGACGACGGCGGCGTGCTGGCGCGCAACACCGGGCAGACCGACGAGGTGTTCCGCCTGCGCGCGATCGGGCATTCGCTGCAGCAGGCGTTCGAGCGCTACTACATCGCCATTTCGGTGCTGGTCAAGAACGGCCCCGGCAAGCTCGGCGCCGGCGAACTGGAAAGCCTGTGCCAGCAGGCCGCGCAACGCCTGAGCCTGCTATACGCCCCGGCCGCGCCGGAGTTCTTCGACAAGACCCTGTTCCGCGGCTTCATCCAGAAGCTGCGCGAACTGAAGCTGGTGTGGCCGGACGAGAACAGCAAGCTGATGTTCGACGAGCGCCTGGACGCATGGGCCAAGGACGCCAAGTTCATCCTAGGTCGCGAACTGCGCCATACGATCGAGCGGGTCAGCCCGGAGGCGGCGAAGCCGGAAGAGCCGGTGGTGCCGCAGGATTGAGCGGCCGCCGTATGTGTTTCTCGCCGCTAGCGACAGTCCTGTAGGAGCGGCTTCAGCCGCGACAGACACCACCCGGCGAGACCCTGTCGCGGCTGAAGCCGCTCCTACAGGTGAGATCGTACGGAGCGAATCGCTCAGCCGCCGAACAGATCGCCGGTGACCGGCGCGACATCCGCCGGATACACCAGCTGCCCATTCGCATCGCTGCGCGCGGCGGGGTTGAGGACCGCCGGCTCCTGGCGCCTGGCATCGATCAGGTGGATCACCGGGTGGCCGTGGTGCAACAGGTGATCGCAGATGATCTGGCGGTGGCACTGGCGCCAGTAGGCCTCTGCGCACATCACCGCGCACGCGCCACGGCTGCCGAGGTCGCGAAGCTGGGCGAAGGCCTCGCCGAATTCGGTGCCCAGCGCGTAGTCGGCATAGTTGTGGAAGCTGACGCTGCGCCAATGGCCGTTGCGCTGCGGGTCGATGCCTGGTTGCTTGCCGCGGCGCCCGCCCAGCGCGCGGAAGTGCTTGTAGCCGATGCCGGCCGCGGCCAGACTGCGCGCCAGTGCGCTGCCGTCGAACTGCGGGAAGCGGCGCGAGTACGGAAACGCGCGCACGTCCGCCAGGTGCGCGATCTGCGCGCCGTGCAGGATGTCCAGGAATTCGTCCAGCGGCCGCGTGGAATGGCCGACGCTGAAGAACGTCGCCGCGCTCACGCCGGTTCGTCGGGGATCAGCAGGTTTTCCAGGCGCATGATGCAATCCTTGAGCTGCAGCTTGCGCTTCTTCAGCCGCTTGGCCTGCAGTTCGTCGTCGAGGTTGGCCGGGGTGCGCTGGATCTGTTCGTCGAGCGCACGGTGCTCGCGACGCAGGGCGTCGATGCGCAAGGAGATCTCGGCGGGCGTCATGTCTTCCACTAGGCCCGAGCATACACAGCCGATGGGGCTGCCGTCACCGTGCCCGGCGACGGCAGCTGGATCGGCGGCGGCACCCTGCCGGGGGAATCGCGAACCGGTGATCCGTTCCGGCGCGACGGTCGCGGCCGGCTGCGCGCACCGACCGGCCCCGCGCCGCCCTCACTCCCCGTACGGATGGACCAGGGCGATGCGCCCCTGCGCGTCGTGCTGCAGTTCGGTGAGCTTGATCGAGCGCAGGTGGGTGACGCCGCCGGACAGCATGGCGTCGTGATAGAACAGGTACCACTTGCCCTGGAACTCGCAGATGGAGTGGTGCGTGGTCCAGCCGACCACCGGGCTCAGCAGCGGCCCCTGGTAGGTGAACGGGCCGTAGGGCGAATCGCCGATCGCGTAGCACAGCAGATGCGTGTCGCCGGTCGAATACGACAGGTAGTAGCGGCCGCCGTACTTGTGCAGCCACGGCGCTTCGAAGAAACGGCGCGCATGGTCGCCGGCCAGCAGCGGCTGGCCGTGTTCGTCGACGATGCTGACCTCGCGCGGCGGCTCGGCGAACTGGGTCATGTCCGCGCGTAGCCGCGCCACGCGCGGCCCCAGCGCCGGCTCGGCATCGACCGGTTCCTCGTGCGCCTGCGCATACGCGTTGTCGCGGTACTTCTGCAACTGCCCGCCCCAGATCCCGCCGAAATACAGGTAGTGCTCGCCGTCGTCGTCGGCGAACGCGGCCGGATCGATCGAGTAGCTGCCGTCGATGGCCTGCGGCTCGGCGGCGAACGGTCCTTCCGGGCGCGCACCGATGGCCACGCCGATCTGGAAGATGCCGTCGGCGCGCTTGGCCGGGAAATACAGGTAGTAGCGTCCGTCCTTGCACGCCGCGTCCGGCGCCCACATCTGCCGCTGCGCCCACGGCACGTCGTTCACATGCAGCGCCACGCCGCAGTCCACCGCCGGGCCGTCGGCGCTGTCCATGCGGAACACGTGGTAGTCCTCCATGTCGAAATGGCCGCCGTCGTCGTTGAAGGCGATGCCGGCGTCTATGTCGTGCGAGGGATAGATGTACAACGCGCCCTCGAACACGTGCGCCGACGGATCGGCGGTGTACATGTGGGTCACCAGGGGTTGCGAGATGGCCTTGCTGGCCAGCCTGCGCAGGTCTGCGGCATCGGTGTCGGCGGACATTGCGTACCTAGAGCGTGAGGGGGAGGAAGCGTCAGTTGCCGAGCGCGGCGGCCTGCAGGCGGCGCGTGTCCAGGTCGCGTTCGATGCGCGACTCCAGCGCCTTGTCGATCTCGTACAGGAACAGCAGCGCCACGCCGAGCAGGAACGGGATCGCGCAGTACACGCTGACCGCCAGGCGGATGCCGCCGGTCACCGCGGCGCTCTGCTGCGGCAGCGCGGCGTCGTAGCCGTAGAACGCGAGCAGGCCGGCGACCAGCGCGCCGCCCACGCTCAGGCCGACCTTCAGCCCGCACAGCATCGCCGAGAAGATGATCGCGGTGGCGCGCCGGTGGTTCTTCCACTCCGAGTAGTCGGCCACGTCGGCGATCATCGCCCACAGCAACGGGATGGTGATGCCGTAGAAGAACCCGTGCAGCACGTAGGAGCCGAACACCAGGCCGATCGCCTGCGGCGGATACACCGCGAACGCCAGCAGGAACAGCGTGGACACCAGCAACGCGGCGCCGAACACGTTGCGCTTGCCGTAGCGGTCGGCCAGGCGCTTGGAGCAGCCGATGCCGACGATCATCGCCAGGATCCCGCCGGCGCTGAACACGCTGAAGGCGGAGGTCGGCGCGTCCTGCGGCCAGTGCAGTGCGGTCAGCCCGGCACTGGCGAGCAAGCCGTTGATGCCGGCGATGAACCCGTTGAACCCGGCCTGGTCGAGGAAGCGCGTCAACGCCGCCGCATCCAGGTAGTACTTGAAGTAGTACACG
Proteins encoded:
- a CDS encoding DUF488 domain-containing protein, which gives rise to MSAATFFSVGHSTRPLDEFLDILHGAQIAHLADVRAFPYSRRFPQFDGSALARSLAAAGIGYKHFRALGGRRGKQPGIDPQRNGHWRSVSFHNYADYALGTEFGEAFAQLRDLGSRGACAVMCAEAYWRQCHRQIICDHLLHHGHPVIHLIDARRQEPAVLNPAARSDANGQLVYPADVAPVTGDLFGG
- a CDS encoding DUF465 domain-containing protein, giving the protein MEDMTPAEISLRIDALRREHRALDEQIQRTPANLDDELQAKRLKKRKLQLKDCIMRLENLLIPDEPA
- a CDS encoding glycoside hydrolase family 43 protein; translation: MSADTDAADLRRLASKAISQPLVTHMYTADPSAHVFEGALYIYPSHDIDAGIAFNDDGGHFDMEDYHVFRMDSADGPAVDCGVALHVNDVPWAQRQMWAPDAACKDGRYYLYFPAKRADGIFQIGVAIGARPEGPFAAEPQAIDGSYSIDPAAFADDDGEHYLYFGGIWGGQLQKYRDNAYAQAHEEPVDAEPALGPRVARLRADMTQFAEPPREVSIVDEHGQPLLAGDHARRFFEAPWLHKYGGRYYLSYSTGDTHLLCYAIGDSPYGPFTYQGPLLSPVVGWTTHHSICEFQGKWYLFYHDAMLSGGVTHLRSIKLTELQHDAQGRIALVHPYGE